The following DNA comes from Ornithobacterium rhinotracheale DSM 15997.
TATCACATGAAATTCCATAAGTTGTCGGATGCTTCCTAAAGTGTAGAAGTATTGTCCATGGACTTTAGCATAGGTGATTTCATTGTTCTGTCGCATACGCCAAAGTGTTTTCTCACTTAAATGGAGGTATTGGCATACTTCGTGGTTATTGAGCCATAATTGGTCAATGATTTCTGTTGATTGAGATTGTTTTTGGATATACGCTTTAATAAATTGGATTTCTTGGCGTAATTGTAACCATTGGTTCTCTTCAATAGTGATTAATTTCATTGCTTCTGATTTTATCGTTTATCTGAGGACAAAGTTCAGAAGACCGAGGCGATGATAACGCCAAGTTTTGCCAATGGGTAGATAGAAAATTAGCACATTTTAACGAATTTATATTTATGCCTTAATAATCATGAATTTAGAGCAAAAAAAAGACGCTTAAAGCGACTAATAATCATTTTGAAGTTAGTAAAGTAAGTAGTGTGAGTGCGTTTTGCCAATGGGTGTTTATGGGTGTTTTTCTCTTATGCCCAATAAATGGGCAAAAGCAAACTATAAATTTTTATTGATATAGTTTTGCAAAGAAGATTGTAATTGATCAATAAATAAGGTTTGAGATTTTGAACGAAATTTCATACGATGAAAGGAGTGATTAATATCCTTGAGTTCCACTTTAAATATCCTTTGAAAAGCAAAAGAGATAGCGCTCAGGTTGGTGTTTCCATTGGAAATAGCACCAGAACAATATAATGCATAGATTAGCTCCACAAGGGCATTTTTAGAAGCACTCCATTCCAAGGAATGTTCAAAATCCTCTATATCTTCGTATTGTTTTTCAGTTGTCCTGAATAATAGATAATCATAAAATAACTCACGAGCGATAATTCTAGCGACTAAATAGTCATAATAAGTAGAAAAATAGGGGTCTAAATCAAAGACATGATTTTCTAATCCATCAGCAAGATTAATAGCGAAACGCTTAAAGTAGAGAGCATCTTTATCATTTCTGCCCGACCAATAGTACCGATAAAAATCATCTGATTTTAGAAAATAATCATAACGCTCTCGGCATCTTTCCTCCTCATCACTAAAGTATTTTTTAGTAAAGTCATTGATAGAGGTAGGGCGTAGCATTTCTGTACGATACACTCGATTGTAAAAGATTAATTTCCCCTGAATATTGGGTTTGATATGTCGAAAGAAATAGATTTCTTCATCATCATCTTCAAAGCCTTTTTGTAAAACCTCTTTACGAAATTCTTGCAATTTATCATTTAGGTAAATCACCATCTTAAGTGCTTCCTGCGTAATTTGCTTGGTTTCAAACGTTACTTTTTTTTCTTCCTTTTCAATCTCTTGTTCAATTCGTCTGAACATGTTTACATAATGCGACATATTAGATTTTTTAAAATTAAGACTAAAAAAATAAGCATTAATTATCACAAACTAAAATAGGGAGAAAGAAGAAAATCAAACAAGAAACAAAATTTACATTCAAATAAATCCTGTAATAAAACTTTGTATGTATTTGCAGGCTGCACGCCGCAAGCGTGCTCCTCTATGGATGCCGACTTGCAGCGTGCAGCCTGCAAAGCAAAGTTACAAGATTTTTTTTTGAAAGTAAATAAGTGTATATTTGCGGTATTGAGTTTTCAATGAAAATCAGTGAAATTCAAGGAAGCAAGTTGAGTTACTAATTCGTTACCTGATGTTTTAAAAATACTTGTAATGTTTTGGTATTTAGATAGATGAAGAATCTATACATTTTTTAAAATAAATGATTCTCAAACACCCCAATATCCAAATCCATTTCGTAACTTTATCTTCTCAAAGTAATCATTTAACCCTAAAAAATCAATTATGGATACCAAAAAATTCTTTGATCTAAGTGGCAAAACAGCCATTGTTACAGGAGGTGCCAACGGAATCGGCAAAGCGTGTTGCGAAGTTTTAGCCGCTTTCGGTGCCAAAGTAGTCGTGGCGGATTATGACCTAGAAACTGCGAAAAAAACGGCTCAAGAAATTGAACAATCTGGCGGAAAGGCAATTGCCATAAAATGTGATAACTTCAAAGACGAAGATTTAGTAAATCTCGTGGAGGAAACCGTGAAACAATTTGGCAGTTTAGAAATCCTCGTCAATAATGTTGGCGGTGGAGGCGGAGGCAAGGAAAGCCCTTACAAAATCGAGGTAGGGCAGTTCAAAAAAGTATTTGAAATGAATGTTTTTAGTACATGGCGACTTTGCCAGCTTGTGGCTCCTCATATGGAAAAAAGCGGCTACGGAAGTATCATCAATATGTCGTCTATGGCTTCGATCAATAAAAGTCCAGCCATCAGTGCTTATGCTTCTTCCAAAGCGGCGATTAATCACATGACGCGCAATTTGGCATACGACTATGGACCTGCCAATATTCGTGTAAACGCAGTGGGACCTGGTGCCACTCGCACCCACGCATTGAGCACGGTGCTCACGCCCGAAATCGAAAAAGCGATGTTGAAGCATACACCAATCCATCGTTTGGGAGAGCCAGAAGATATTGCGGGAGCGGTACTCTACTTTGCATCGCCTATCTCAAGCTGGGTGAGCGGACAAGTCATCTTTGTGAATGGTGGGGGCGAACAAACTTTAGATATGTAAATCTTAAAATTAAAATAATAAAAAAAAACGGCAAAAATTCAATTTTTGCCGTTTTTCTGTTTTTTGAAAAAATGATTAAAATTAATATTTAATCCATTTTAGCCATTCTTTGATAGATGGTTTCTTGCCATACATCAATATACCCACTCGGTAGATTTTTGCAGCAAACCAAACCATTAAAAATACAGAACCTACAAGCAATCCAATGGAAAGGAGAAGTTGCTCAATCGGCACGCCAAAACTGATTCTCGCCATCATCGTAACGGGCGATGTGAATGGAATGATACTGAACCAATACCCCACAGGACCGTCTGGGTTTTCAAAAATACTTATTGAGCCATATAGCCCAAGCATTAAAGGCAAAATCCCGAGCCACATAAATTGTTGAGTTTCGGTGTCGCTTTCCACCGATGCCCCAATGGCGGCAAATAGCGAACTGTAAAATAAATAGCCAAAGAAGAAATAAATAAAGAATACCGAAACAATCAACGGGATATTCATGTTTAGAATGGTGTGAATAATTTCTTTGATTTCAGAAAAATCCCCTCCCGTAGTAGTTGTAGCCATATCTCCCAATTGCTGAGCAGGGGCAAAGAATGAATCAATCAGAGCTGGAGACACCATTAAAAAAGCTAAAATCAAAGCAATCCAAATGGTGAATTGCGTTATAGCCACCAGCGTTGAGCCCAAGATTTTTCCCATCATTAGGTTAAAGGGTTTCACGCTTGAGATGATGATTTCTACCACACGGTTGTTTTTTTCCTCAATCACGCTACGCATTACACGCACGCCATACATCATGATAAACATAAATGTAGCATACATTAAAATCCCTGAAAATATGGATTTTACACCTTCTTGCATTTGGTCGGTACTTTTGCTTCCGTCGTCGGATTCTTGCGTTACAGCGATTTTTACGCTCGCTTCGGCTTCGTCCAAATCTTGTGTAGTGATGCCTTTGCGTTTAAGATTGATTTCGGTAAGCGTTTTTTCGATTTTCTTTTCAATTGTAGGAATGAGCGAAACGCCTATGTTTTTATTTGAAATAAATTCAATGCCATTTTTTAAATTAGTAAAAGCACTGTCGGTTTTGGGGATAAATAAAATTCCCGTTAAAGATTTGGAAGTGAGAATGCTATCTTTTAATCCATTAAACTCTTTGGGTGCATAAAAGGTGTATTGATTATGCTCATTGCTTTCAAAAGTTTTTTCAAAAAGCCCAGATTCGTCGATCACGGCAATGCGATTGGTTTCGTTGTTTGCCATGTTTAAAAATCCTACGACCAAGCCAAAAAGCACGATTAAAAACGGCATGGCAATCGTGAGAATGATAAATGATTTTTTACGAACTTCTACTAGAAATTCTCGTTTTGTAACTAGCCAAATTTGTTTCATAGCGATTGATTTACAGCGTTTATAAATACTTCATTCATACTTGGGATAATTTCGGAATATTCCCCGACAATCCCTAGCGTGCAAAGTTCTTGCAAGAGCGTGTTGTCGCTTTGTTCTTTTCTAGTAGTAAAGCTTGCATAGGCTTCGTTTTCAATTAAATCTGTTATTTTGTGTTGTGCCTTAAAGTTTTGCCAAGCATCTGGTGAAGTGATTTGCAATCCGATTTTAAAATCACCTTTCTTAAAGGAATTTCTCACCGATTGAATTTCGCCATCAAGCACCTTGTTGGATTTATTGATTAAAGCCACATAATCGCACATTTCCTCTACACTTTCCATGCGGTGCGTGGAAAAAATAATGGTAGTCCCTTTTTCCTTTAATTCTAAAATTTCATCTCGAATGATGTTGGCATTCACGGGATCAAATCCACTGAATGGCTCGTCAAAAATCAAAAGTTTTGGGTTATGCAATACGGTAACGATGAATTGAATTTTTTGCCCCATTCCTTTAGAAAGTTCAGAGAGTTTTTTGTTCCACCAGCTGCCAATGTCTAGCTTATCAAACCAGTATTTGAGCTTTTGCTTGGCATCGTTTCTGGAAAGCCCTTTGAGTTGAGCGAGATAAATGGCTTGTTCGCCTACTTTCATATTTTTATACAATCCGCGTTCCTCTGGCATGTAGCCAATTGCAGAAATATGATTTGGGGCTAATTTTTCCCCATCGAGTATGATTTCGCCCGTGTCGGGCATTGTAATTTGGTTGATAATACGGATGAAAGTAGTTTTTCCAGCACCATTGGGACCCAGTAAGCCATAAATTGATGCTTTAGGAATTTCTATGCTAAAATTGTTTAGAGCTACTTTATTGCCATATTTCTTGCTGATATTTTTTGCAATTAAAAGCGATTCCATAGTTTGTTTTAATGATTGTTACAAATATAAAAAAAAGTCTGAAGTATTAATTCAGACTTTGATTTTGTGTTGAAATATTATTTTCGCCTTTTATTGGTTTTCTAAATCGGTAAGCATGCCCGTTTTGTAGATTTTGATCGGCAAGCAACTGAGCCACTGTTACAAAATGATACCCTTTAGCTTTTAAATTTTTAATCACCTCAGGAATGGCTTCTACCGTGGTTTTGTGGATGTCGTGCGCTAGCAGAATGGCGTTGGGTTCTGCTTTGCTCAAGCGTTCTGCCACGATTTTAGAGTTTTTGATACGCCAGTCTTCTGGATCGATGTTCCATAAGATAAAAGGTTTTTTTACCACTTTTTTTACCGTTGGGCTAATTGAACCATATGGCGGACGCAAATAGTCTGATCTTTTTCCAATTAATTCTTCCAGCACATCATCGGTTCTATCAACTTCCTCTTGCACTTTTGCCGCACTCAGTTTCTTTAAATCTTTGTGATCCCAAGTGTGGCTTTCAATTTCGTGCCCTTCGCTATAAGCACGCTGAATTGTTTTTTGCTGCACTTGTGCCGATTTTCCAAGTACGAAAAATGTGGCTTTTACATTATTTTCTTTTAAAATATCGAGCAATTGAGGTGTGTAATCAGACGGGCCATCGTCAAAAGTGAGTGCAACACAAGGCACTTTGCTACAATCTACGGCTACCTCTTCGGGTTGTTGAGGTAGAATTTCATCTTCCTCTTCCTCCTGAACAGGCTGATTGTTTACTAAATTTAAGAAAGAAGGCTTTAAATAAGTATCCATTTTAGCCTTAGGCAATTCAATAGAGATTTCGCCCATGTAGCCAGGTGCTACGGAATATTTATCAAAAATAAATTTCCAATCGCCATTTGGCAGCAGAATCATAGTTTTGTAGTTTTCGCCACTAGCTTCGGTTCCCTCTGCAATGCTTGGCAATAATCTTTCAAACATTTTTTCTTTGTCGGCATTAGGAATTTCTTTGTTGTTAAAGATTTTATTTTTAATCGTATCGCTTACAATTTGTTTAGCCTCTTCAGCAAAAGCTCTGAAATCGTTTATATTATTAAATACATTTTCGATTCTCAGTTTTTTCTTTTTGTTTAAATCGTAGTAGTGTGTAAAGAATTGCTTGGTAGAATTATTCCCATAAGAAGCCTCGCGCTCAATCAAGAAAACAATTACATTGTCGTTGTTTTGTAAAACTTCAAAATGTTGATTAAAATCAATTGGTGCTGGATGAACGATAAGCGAATCTGCACTTTTATTTTCGTTGGTTAATCTCTTAAACTCAGTCTCAAAATCGTGCACAAAATTATACTCATATTCGTTGATGAAAGGGTAGCTCGTGGTCTCTGGATACGAAGCCAAAAAACGATAAGCGGCACTATCATTTCCTATTTTGATTGTTTGTACTAGGATTTCATCTTGTTGAGCATCTTCTGTTTCAATTAGAGTAGAGGGAGCAGCATCTTTGCCATTATTTTTACAAGCGTAAAAAAAGATAGACAAGATACTGAATAGAAATAATGTTTTTTTCATTGATTTGTAAAGTAAATATAAGGTTTGATTTAGGTTGGTCGTGAGCTTTCGCAAAACGAACGCCAAAATTAAGCCATTTTTCAGATATTCGGGAAATACTTTTTCATAAAAAACTTTTTAGAATGAGTTAAAACAATATTTTTGCTACGATTGTTTTAATTCTAGCAAACAAATTGTTACCTTTGTCTCAATAAAATCATAAAAGGGGTGCTTTCTGAAAATGCAGAAGGCTGAGATTATACTCTTAGAACTTGGGCAGGTAATGCTGCCAAAGAATTATCTTCAGGATTGAAAGTTGCACTCTTTTTATGCATATGAATTTAGAAATTTATTAAATTTTATGTATAAAAAGTTATTCAGTTTAGTCAGTGTAGCCGCTTCATTATTAGCTACCGCGCAACAGAAAACGCAGGACACTATTGCCTTGTCAAGTGTACATGCCGTTGCGAAATTACCGATTACCAAGGAAGTTATAAGCAAAAAACAACTTCAGAAAAAGAATTTAGGGCAGGATATGCCCATATTGCTTAAAAATGCAACGGCAGTAATCAGCACCTCTGATGCGGGAACAGGTGTGGGATACACGGGAATGAGAATCAGAGGAATTTCTGCAGACCAAGTGAATGTAACCTTTAACGGGGTACCCGTAAACGATAGCGAATCGCAAGGCGTGTTTTGGGTAGATTTCCCAGATGTTTCATCATCTACCGATGCTGTAGTTATCCAGCGTGGGGTAGGCACTTCTTCTAACGGTGCCGCTTCGTTTGGAGGAAGCATCAACCTTGATACCAATCGCCGTAGAACTCAAGCTTTTGGCGAATTAATGGGGGCTTATGGAAGCTTCAACACCCAAAAATATATGCTGAGTGCAGGCACAGGAGATGTAGCCAATCAAAAATTGAATTTTGATGTGCGTGGCTCTTATATAAAGTCTGACGGATACCGTGATAGAGCGTCGGCAGATCTTTATTCCGTAGGCTTCAATGCGAGATATATGCCTTCTGCCAATACAGAAATCCATTTATTAAACATTTTTGGGCACGAGAAAACTTACCAAGCTTGGAAAGGAATTACTAAAAAACAGGAGGAAAAATATGGAAGAACATATAATCCCAATGGAGCTATTTTCAATAATGATTCTTCGATAAGTTATTACGACAATCAAGTGGATAATTATGACCAAAACCACACACATTTATATTGGAATCAGAAATACGAAAATGGCTGGAAATCTAGATTTACAGCACATTACACGAGAGGGAAAGGTTATTACGAAAGTTATTATCAAGGAGTTGAACTCTTGTCATATAAAATTGATTATATAGGAAATAAAAATAATGATGTAGTGAGTAGAGAATGGCTTGATAATCATTTTTATGGCGGAATCTTCAATGTGGAGAATACTCAATTGGGCAATACTCAATTATATGCTGGCGTGGCAGCCAATAAATATGTGGGCGATCACTATGGAGAAATTATCAAAGTAATTAAGCACCCAGAATACAAGCAAAACGGCTACTATTACGAAAACGAAGCCAACAAAGTTGAAATTTCAGGATTTGTGAAATTCTTGCAAAAGATAGGAAAAGTTGATTTGTTTGGAGATGTTCAGATCCGAAACATTAACTATGATGGAAAATATAAAAATGGAGGAGAAAACGATGCAGAAGACTTCCGTCCGTTTGATAAAAACTATAATTTCTTGAATCCAAAAGCAGGGATTACTTATAATATCAATAATTTTGAAAATGTGTATTTCTCGTATGGATTAACGCACCGTGAGCCTAAAAGAGCCGATATTTTAAACGCAATTGATGAAGGTACAGAAATTAAACCAGAAACTTTACACGATTTTGAATTAGGATATAGAATCGAAAAACCTTATTTGAACTTAGGCGTAAATGCTTACTACATGAGATACAAAGATCAATTGGTGCTTTCAGGAAAATTAAACCAAGTAGGTGCTGCAATCAAAGAAAATGTGGGCGATAGCTACCGTGCGGGCTTGGAACTAGATTTTAAAACACCGATTGTGTATAAGCAATTAAATTTCTTCGGGAATTTGGCTTGGAGCGTAAATAAAAATATAGATTACAAAGAAACCGTGAATAAAAAAGTGAAAAACTTTGGTACCACCACCATTTCTTTCTCACCTAATATTGTGAGCTCCGTAGGTTTGGAATTTACACCAGTAAAGGATTTAAACGTTACTTTCGTGAACAAATATGTGTCTGAACAATATGTGACCAATACACAAAATGAAAACTTAAAGCTAGATGCTTACAATGTTTCAGACCTTTCTGCCAATTATACATTCAAATTACAGGGAAGAAAAAGCATTGAAGTAATGGCATTGATAAATAATATTTTCAATGAAAAATACGCGTCAAATGGTAGTAATAAAAAAGGTAATTTGAGATACTACCCACAAGCAGGCACCAACTTCTTGGCGGGACTAAAATTGAAATTCTAATTATTCATTCTTTTTTTTATGTTGTAATGAAAGCCGTGAAAGAGGAAACTCGCACGGCTTTTTTTATGGCTTGAATGAATTTAAAATAATTAATATTCAAAAATTTCTCTACCCGAAAAATGGAATTTAGCCTCAATTTCAGCATTTTCATTGCTGTCGGCACCATGCACAGCATTTGCCTGTTTGGAATCCGCATATTTCTTGCGCAGCGTTCCTTCCTCGGCTTCGGCAGGATCCGTTGCACCGATTAATTTTCGGTAATCTGCCACGGCATTTTCTTTCTCTAAAACAGCGGCTACAATAGGTCCCGAAATCATGAAATTCACCAAATCATCAAAAAACGGACGATCTTTGTGCACAGCATAAAAATGTTGCGCATCAGCACGGCTCAGTTGCGTAAGTTTCATTGCACGGATTTTAAAACCTGCATTCACTATATCGTTTAAAATCGCCCCGATGTATCCCTTTTTTACTGCATTGGGCTTAATCATTGTAAAGGTAAGATTGTTTTGCATGTGTTTGAATTTTTAGTTTTAAAAATAAATCTTTTGCCTAAAGATAGAAATAAATATTAAAGAATCAATAAGTTGATGTCAGATTTTAGCCCAATTGAGTTTTTTAGAGAAACAAAAAATAAGGGCAATTCAATATTTTTTTGAATTGCCCTTTTGGTTTTTATGCCGTTTGCGTTTCAGACTTTTTAGAAATAAAGACTAAATAAACGCTCGTGACGATGAATAAAAATAACAAATACCACACATTTTGAATCAAGTCGAAATAGCTAAAATCTTTGCTTAAGCTCAGAATCAATAAAACTTGTGCCCCATAAGGAATAATCCCTTGAATGATACAGCTATAAATATCCATGAACGAAGCCAATTTTTTAGCATTTAAATGATAAGTGTCTCTAAGTTTTTGCACCAATGGGCTAGAAATAATGATGGAAACGGTGTTGTTTGCCACGGCAACATCTACCACAGAAACGAGCGTTGCCACCACGCCATAGGCTCTTTTTCGATTGATGAATTTTTCAACGCTGTTGAGCAAATATTTTAATCCGCCCTCTTTGTTTACCATGTGACCAAGTCCCCCGATCAACAAGGAGAGGATAAAAATTTCGTTCATATTAGCAAAACCAGCATAAATGTTTTTGGTAAAAGAAATCACCGTAAAATAATCAAAATACAGCCCAATTGCCCCCGCAGCAATAATTCCGAGTACCAGTGCTCCAAATACATGCATGCCACTGGCTGCCAAAATAATCACGATTGCATAGGGCAATACATTGATGAAATCTACATAATTCACGGCTAATTCCTGCCCTTCGATTTGGATATTTTTACCCAAAAAGTAGAAAACAACGATGCTACATAGTGCCGCAGGAATGGCTAATTTTAGATTTTCCTTCATTTTATCTGCCATAGAGCATTCCATGCTTTGGGTAGCGGCAATTGTGGTGTCCGAAACCACAGATAGATTGTCTCCAAACATAGCTCCGCATAATAGGGAGCCCGCTAATATTGCAGGTTCGGCATCGGTTTGGGCGGCAAATCCTAAAGTAGTTCCGCCAAGTGCTGCAATGGCTCCCATCGAAGTGCCCGTGGCAGTGGCTACAATTGCAGAAATAATGAAAATTCCCACATACAGCCAGCCCGATGGCAAGGTGTGCAATGTTAAATTCACCACAGAATTAAGTGCGCCGATTTCGCTAGTAATTTGCGTGAAAGCACCTGCTAGCAAATAGATTAAACACATCGTGATGATGTTGCTGTTTCCGCAGCCCTCTACAAATACGGCTACTTTTTCCTTAAAATTGCCTTTGAATAAAAGTAAGGCAGTAATTACGCCCACTACCGCAGGAATGGGTGCAGGAA
Coding sequences within:
- a CDS encoding ABC transporter permease translates to MKQIWLVTKREFLVEVRKKSFIILTIAMPFLIVLFGLVVGFLNMANNETNRIAVIDESGLFEKTFESNEHNQYTFYAPKEFNGLKDSILTSKSLTGILFIPKTDSAFTNLKNGIEFISNKNIGVSLIPTIEKKIEKTLTEINLKRKGITTQDLDEAEASVKIAVTQESDDGSKSTDQMQEGVKSIFSGILMYATFMFIMMYGVRVMRSVIEEKNNRVVEIIISSVKPFNLMMGKILGSTLVAITQFTIWIALILAFLMVSPALIDSFFAPAQQLGDMATTTTGGDFSEIKEIIHTILNMNIPLIVSVFFIYFFFGYLFYSSLFAAIGASVESDTETQQFMWLGILPLMLGLYGSISIFENPDGPVGYWFSIIPFTSPVTMMARISFGVPIEQLLLSIGLLVGSVFLMVWFAAKIYRVGILMYGKKPSIKEWLKWIKY
- a CDS encoding ABC transporter ATP-binding protein, with amino-acid sequence MESLLIAKNISKKYGNKVALNNFSIEIPKASIYGLLGPNGAGKTTFIRIINQITMPDTGEIILDGEKLAPNHISAIGYMPEERGLYKNMKVGEQAIYLAQLKGLSRNDAKQKLKYWFDKLDIGSWWNKKLSELSKGMGQKIQFIVTVLHNPKLLIFDEPFSGFDPVNANIIRDEILELKEKGTTIIFSTHRMESVEEMCDYVALINKSNKVLDGEIQSVRNSFKKGDFKIGLQITSPDAWQNFKAQHKITDLIENEAYASFTTRKEQSDNTLLQELCTLGIVGEYSEIIPSMNEVFINAVNQSL
- a CDS encoding TonB-dependent receptor, producing the protein MYKKLFSLVSVAASLLATAQQKTQDTIALSSVHAVAKLPITKEVISKKQLQKKNLGQDMPILLKNATAVISTSDAGTGVGYTGMRIRGISADQVNVTFNGVPVNDSESQGVFWVDFPDVSSSTDAVVIQRGVGTSSNGAASFGGSINLDTNRRRTQAFGELMGAYGSFNTQKYMLSAGTGDVANQKLNFDVRGSYIKSDGYRDRASADLYSVGFNARYMPSANTEIHLLNIFGHEKTYQAWKGITKKQEEKYGRTYNPNGAIFNNDSSISYYDNQVDNYDQNHTHLYWNQKYENGWKSRFTAHYTRGKGYYESYYQGVELLSYKIDYIGNKNNDVVSREWLDNHFYGGIFNVENTQLGNTQLYAGVAANKYVGDHYGEIIKVIKHPEYKQNGYYYENEANKVEISGFVKFLQKIGKVDLFGDVQIRNINYDGKYKNGGENDAEDFRPFDKNYNFLNPKAGITYNINNFENVYFSYGLTHREPKRADILNAIDEGTEIKPETLHDFELGYRIEKPYLNLGVNAYYMRYKDQLVLSGKLNQVGAAIKENVGDSYRAGLELDFKTPIVYKQLNFFGNLAWSVNKNIDYKETVNKKVKNFGTTTISFSPNIVSSVGLEFTPVKDLNVTFVNKYVSEQYVTNTQNENLKLDAYNVSDLSANYTFKLQGRKSIEVMALINNIFNEKYASNGSNKKGNLRYYPQAGTNFLAGLKLKF
- a CDS encoding glucose 1-dehydrogenase, yielding MDTKKFFDLSGKTAIVTGGANGIGKACCEVLAAFGAKVVVADYDLETAKKTAQEIEQSGGKAIAIKCDNFKDEDLVNLVEETVKQFGSLEILVNNVGGGGGGKESPYKIEVGQFKKVFEMNVFSTWRLCQLVAPHMEKSGYGSIINMSSMASINKSPAISAYASSKAAINHMTRNLAYDYGPANIRVNAVGPGATRTHALSTVLTPEIEKAMLKHTPIHRLGEPEDIAGAVLYFASPISSWVSGQVIFVNGGGEQTLDM
- a CDS encoding polysaccharide deacetylase family protein, producing MKKTLFLFSILSIFFYACKNNGKDAAPSTLIETEDAQQDEILVQTIKIGNDSAAYRFLASYPETTSYPFINEYEYNFVHDFETEFKRLTNENKSADSLIVHPAPIDFNQHFEVLQNNDNVIVFLIEREASYGNNSTKQFFTHYYDLNKKKKLRIENVFNNINDFRAFAEEAKQIVSDTIKNKIFNNKEIPNADKEKMFERLLPSIAEGTEASGENYKTMILLPNGDWKFIFDKYSVAPGYMGEISIELPKAKMDTYLKPSFLNLVNNQPVQEEEEDEILPQQPEEVAVDCSKVPCVALTFDDGPSDYTPQLLDILKENNVKATFFVLGKSAQVQQKTIQRAYSEGHEIESHTWDHKDLKKLSAAKVQEEVDRTDDVLEELIGKRSDYLRPPYGSISPTVKKVVKKPFILWNIDPEDWRIKNSKIVAERLSKAEPNAILLAHDIHKTTVEAIPEVIKNLKAKGYHFVTVAQLLADQNLQNGHAYRFRKPIKGENNISTQNQSLN
- a CDS encoding nucleoside-diphosphate kinase; its protein translation is MQNNLTFTMIKPNAVKKGYIGAILNDIVNAGFKIRAMKLTQLSRADAQHFYAVHKDRPFFDDLVNFMISGPIVAAVLEKENAVADYRKLIGATDPAEAEEGTLRKKYADSKQANAVHGADSNENAEIEAKFHFSGREIFEY
- a CDS encoding helix-turn-helix domain-containing protein, yielding MKLITIEENQWLQLRQEIQFIKAYIQKQSQSTEIIDQLWLNNHEVCQYLHLSEKTLWRMRQNNEITYAKVHGQYFYTLGSIRQLMEFHVIKSTADYLESLTQKAHSYVQKGRHIK
- a CDS encoding Na+/H+ antiporter NhaC family protein, with translation MKQKLSWTSLIPFIVFITLFLGSGIILEDFYAIPAPIPAVVGVITALLLFKGNFKEKVAVFVEGCGNSNIITMCLIYLLAGAFTQITSEIGALNSVVNLTLHTLPSGWLYVGIFIISAIVATATGTSMGAIAALGGTTLGFAAQTDAEPAILAGSLLCGAMFGDNLSVVSDTTIAATQSMECSMADKMKENLKLAIPAALCSIVVFYFLGKNIQIEGQELAVNYVDFINVLPYAIVIILAASGMHVFGALVLGIIAAGAIGLYFDYFTVISFTKNIYAGFANMNEIFILSLLIGGLGHMVNKEGGLKYLLNSVEKFINRKRAYGVVATLVSVVDVAVANNTVSIIISSPLVQKLRDTYHLNAKKLASFMDIYSCIIQGIIPYGAQVLLILSLSKDFSYFDLIQNVWYLLFLFIVTSVYLVFISKKSETQTA
- a CDS encoding RteC domain-containing protein translates to MSHYVNMFRRIEQEIEKEEKKVTFETKQITQEALKMVIYLNDKLQEFRKEVLQKGFEDDDEEIYFFRHIKPNIQGKLIFYNRVYRTEMLRPTSINDFTKKYFSDEEERCRERYDYFLKSDDFYRYYWSGRNDKDALYFKRFAINLADGLENHVFDLDPYFSTYYDYLVARIIARELFYDYLLFRTTEKQYEDIEDFEHSLEWSASKNALVELIYALYCSGAISNGNTNLSAISFAFQRIFKVELKDINHSFHRMKFRSKSQTLFIDQLQSSLQNYINKNL